The following proteins are encoded in a genomic region of Cyclonatronum proteinivorum:
- a CDS encoding XRE family transcriptional regulator, with the protein MDEQNLKFIFGLKLNQLRSKKNLSLKELSAASGVSASYLNEIEKGKKYPKADKIVALAEALDISYDDLVSLKLEAELNPLSDILRDGTLQDIPFELFGLETSDIMELMSNSPMKFSALLDTFSKIARNYDMRVEHLLFAAMRSYQEMNNNYFEDIETKVDSYIRKYSRFDFRNKNAAALGELLHQNYGIEVKVQPFKREDAIDGIRAIHVPGKKPKLLLNDKLIEAQKKFLIAKEIGFKELKLKERAHYSVWNNVDTFDKLLNNFKTSYFAGALLIPRTEILAELREFFKKPQWDGKAFLGIMQRFDATPEMYFHRLSQLLPHYFEIDQLYFLRFNHHMPTDFYTLTKELHFSRLHQPHGIGLNEHYCRRWITLILLKELAAAKGKTNGSKTPIVGVQKSRFHNTENEYFCVSMARPLVLNPEVGSCVTLGFVMTEKFKRRVRFWNDERIKLLTVNKTCERCGITDCKERVAPPTIYDRLQHQQKMEDTLQCMIKEYQ; encoded by the coding sequence ATGGACGAGCAAAACCTGAAATTCATTTTCGGACTGAAACTGAATCAGCTTCGAAGTAAAAAGAATCTGTCTTTAAAAGAGTTGTCTGCCGCGTCCGGTGTTTCAGCTTCTTATCTGAATGAGATAGAAAAAGGAAAAAAGTATCCCAAGGCCGACAAAATAGTTGCGCTTGCTGAAGCTCTTGACATTTCTTACGATGATCTTGTATCCCTTAAGCTTGAGGCAGAACTTAATCCTCTCAGCGATATTCTGCGCGACGGTACCCTGCAGGATATACCGTTTGAGCTGTTCGGCCTGGAAACCTCCGATATCATGGAGCTGATGAGCAACTCGCCCATGAAGTTTTCTGCATTGCTCGATACCTTCTCCAAAATTGCCCGAAACTATGATATGCGGGTCGAGCATCTGCTTTTTGCAGCCATGCGTTCCTATCAGGAGATGAACAACAACTATTTTGAGGACATAGAAACCAAGGTTGACAGCTATATCCGCAAATACTCGCGCTTTGATTTCAGGAATAAAAATGCGGCAGCTTTAGGGGAACTTTTGCATCAGAACTACGGCATTGAAGTAAAGGTGCAACCTTTTAAGCGGGAAGACGCCATAGACGGCATTCGGGCCATCCATGTGCCGGGCAAAAAGCCAAAGCTACTGCTCAACGACAAGCTTATTGAAGCGCAAAAAAAATTCCTGATCGCCAAAGAAATCGGTTTTAAAGAGCTTAAGCTCAAAGAACGCGCACATTACTCTGTCTGGAATAATGTGGATACCTTTGATAAACTGCTCAACAATTTTAAGACTTCCTATTTTGCGGGGGCACTCCTGATTCCCCGTACCGAAATTCTGGCTGAGCTGCGTGAATTCTTCAAAAAGCCACAGTGGGACGGTAAAGCCTTCCTCGGTATCATGCAGCGTTTTGACGCAACACCGGAAATGTATTTTCACCGGCTTTCTCAGCTGCTGCCCCACTATTTTGAGATTGATCAGCTCTATTTCCTGCGGTTTAACCATCACATGCCTACCGATTTCTACACGCTCACTAAGGAGCTGCATTTTTCCCGATTGCATCAGCCGCACGGGATAGGTTTGAATGAGCACTACTGCCGCCGCTGGATTACTCTCATCCTGCTAAAAGAACTTGCCGCTGCAAAAGGGAAGACAAATGGCAGTAAAACGCCTATAGTCGGCGTTCAGAAGTCCCGTTTTCACAATACCGAAAATGAGTACTTCTGCGTGTCTATGGCGCGACCACTGGTGTTAAACCCTGAGGTCGGTTCCTGCGTGACGCTCGGCTTTGTAATGACCGAAAAGTTCAAACGACGGGTTCGTTTCTGGAATGACGAGCGTATCAAACTGCTCACGGTTAACAAGACCTGCGAACGGTGCGGAATTACCGACTGCAAAGAACGTGTTGCACCGCCAACAATTTATGACCGCCTACAGCACCAGCAAAAAATGGAAGATACGCTGCAGTGCATGATCAAAGAGTATCAGTAA
- a CDS encoding malate synthase, producing MNTSTEIELKIPEGVVVTDRALTPKAKQIFTTENLEVLAALHRKFQSDRKALLAERNKRQAAFDNGALPEYEDTNTEAASGNWIVNPIPEDLRRRRVEITGPVNSAKMVINMLSRNSDGYRADMAMLDFEDSMKPSWENVLDGVLNVQGASQGNLSWTDPSNPAKHYELDPKDMAGVMVRVRGLHLDEVNVTIDGEPVSGGIFDLWMTACTMVENQMKRGKTPKYYVPKCEHYLEARWWNNVFSEIEEILDVSPGTIKTTFLIETLTGAFQIEEILFELRERAAGLNVGRWDKIFSDIKVLKTHRGRIMEDRATINMHKYWMDNYAKRLIKICHSRGAFAIGGMSAFTPGKTEEARAEQTAKVVADKGYEAAIGHDGCWVSHPYFIGYALNEFKHDNQLSRTLDDFDKYPDILPNSKGDCTMKGLRTNVRVGIGYMQGWNQDIGCVAWDGLMEDLATLEISRAQTWQWLHHNTTLSCGTKVTKELIHTVFEEELEKILAEVDESLSGKNDALANKLKKEFTQAAADAEAAFVKDELDDFLSMASDPA from the coding sequence ATGAATACATCAACCGAAATAGAACTGAAGATTCCCGAAGGAGTCGTTGTTACGGATAGAGCCCTTACGCCAAAAGCGAAACAAATCTTTACCACAGAAAACCTTGAGGTGCTTGCAGCACTTCACCGTAAGTTTCAGTCTGATAGAAAAGCGCTTTTAGCAGAACGCAATAAGCGTCAGGCTGCCTTTGATAATGGCGCATTGCCCGAGTACGAAGACACAAATACAGAAGCGGCCTCCGGCAACTGGATTGTGAATCCCATCCCCGAAGATCTCCGCCGCCGCCGGGTTGAAATTACCGGGCCGGTTAACTCTGCGAAAATGGTTATCAACATGCTTTCCCGGAACAGCGACGGCTACCGGGCGGATATGGCCATGCTGGATTTCGAAGATTCTATGAAACCCAGCTGGGAAAATGTGCTGGACGGCGTGCTGAACGTGCAGGGCGCAAGTCAGGGTAACCTGAGCTGGACCGACCCTTCAAACCCTGCCAAGCATTACGAACTCGACCCCAAAGATATGGCCGGGGTGATGGTTCGTGTACGCGGCCTGCACCTCGATGAAGTGAATGTAACGATTGACGGCGAACCGGTTTCCGGCGGAATTTTTGACCTTTGGATGACCGCCTGTACCATGGTCGAAAATCAGATGAAGCGCGGCAAAACGCCCAAGTACTACGTTCCCAAATGCGAACACTACCTCGAAGCCCGCTGGTGGAACAACGTGTTCTCCGAAATTGAAGAGATACTCGACGTTTCTCCCGGCACCATCAAAACCACTTTCCTGATCGAAACCCTGACCGGCGCTTTTCAGATTGAAGAAATTCTGTTCGAATTACGCGAACGGGCAGCCGGTCTGAATGTAGGGCGCTGGGATAAAATCTTCAGCGATATCAAAGTGCTGAAAACCCACAGGGGCCGCATTATGGAAGACCGTGCGACCATTAACATGCACAAATACTGGATGGATAATTACGCCAAACGCCTGATCAAAATCTGTCACTCGCGCGGTGCTTTTGCCATCGGCGGCATGTCGGCCTTTACTCCGGGTAAAACCGAAGAAGCCCGTGCCGAACAAACAGCCAAAGTTGTAGCCGATAAAGGATACGAAGCAGCCATCGGTCACGACGGGTGCTGGGTTTCCCACCCTTACTTCATTGGCTATGCGCTCAACGAGTTCAAGCACGACAATCAGCTGAGTCGCACCCTCGATGACTTTGATAAATACCCCGACATCTTGCCCAACTCCAAAGGCGACTGCACTATGAAAGGCCTTCGCACCAATGTTCGCGTTGGTATTGGCTACATGCAGGGCTGGAATCAGGATATCGGCTGCGTAGCCTGGGATGGCCTGATGGAAGACCTTGCTACCCTTGAGATTTCCAGGGCGCAAACCTGGCAGTGGCTGCACCACAACACCACGCTTTCCTGCGGTACGAAAGTGACCAAAGAACTCATCCACACTGTTTTCGAAGAAGAGCTGGAAAAAATTCTGGCCGAAGTTGACGAAAGCCTTTCCGGGAAAAATGACGCTCTTGCAAATAAACTCAAAAAAGAGTTTACGCAGGCGGCAGCTGACGCGGAAGCAGCTTTTGTGAAAGACGAGCTTGACGACTTCCTGTCCATGGCCTCAGATCCGGCCTGA
- the aceA gene encoding isocitrate lyase has product MKNANELEQYWNTDPRWNGIKRAYTAEDVVKLRGSVQIKYTLAENGAHKLWKALHTEPYINALGALTGNQAMQQVKAGLKAIYLSGWQVAADANNAGQMYPDQSLYPASSVPDVVRRINHALQRADQIHHSEGDDSVDWFAPIVADAEAGFGGPLNVFELMKGMIDAGAAGVHYEDQLASEKKCGHMGGKVLVPTAQFIRTLTAARLASDVCDVPTVLVARTDANGAFLQTSDIDPYDEPFITGERTAEGFFRIRGGIESAISRGLAYAPYADLVWCETAKPDVGEAREFAQAIHEKYPGKLLAYNCSPSFNWKKHLDEATIASFQKDLGEMGYKFQFITLAGFHALNYSMFTLAKAYKEAGMSAYSKLQQQEFDTEKDGYTATRHQREVGTGYFDMVSNTITAGESSTLALKGSTEEEQF; this is encoded by the coding sequence ATGAAAAACGCAAACGAACTCGAACAATACTGGAACACCGATCCCCGCTGGAATGGCATCAAGCGTGCTTATACCGCTGAAGACGTCGTAAAACTCCGCGGCAGCGTACAAATCAAATACACCCTGGCAGAAAACGGCGCCCACAAACTCTGGAAAGCGCTTCATACCGAGCCCTACATCAATGCCCTGGGCGCTCTCACCGGCAATCAGGCCATGCAGCAGGTTAAAGCCGGCCTCAAAGCCATCTACCTGAGCGGCTGGCAGGTTGCAGCCGACGCCAACAATGCGGGTCAGATGTACCCCGATCAGAGCCTCTACCCTGCGAGCAGCGTACCCGATGTGGTTCGCCGTATCAATCACGCCCTGCAGCGCGCAGATCAGATCCATCACTCTGAAGGCGACGACAGCGTTGACTGGTTTGCCCCTATCGTAGCCGACGCCGAAGCCGGTTTTGGTGGTCCCCTGAATGTGTTTGAACTCATGAAAGGCATGATCGACGCGGGTGCAGCCGGTGTGCACTACGAAGATCAGCTGGCTTCCGAGAAAAAATGCGGTCACATGGGCGGCAAAGTTCTTGTCCCGACTGCGCAGTTCATCCGCACGCTCACAGCAGCCCGTCTGGCCTCTGATGTTTGTGATGTGCCTACCGTACTCGTTGCCCGTACTGACGCCAACGGCGCCTTCCTGCAAACCTCCGACATTGATCCTTACGACGAGCCGTTCATCACCGGCGAGCGTACCGCGGAAGGCTTCTTCCGGATTCGCGGTGGTATAGAATCTGCGATCTCCCGCGGACTTGCCTATGCCCCGTATGCAGATCTCGTATGGTGCGAAACCGCCAAACCCGATGTAGGCGAAGCCCGTGAATTTGCACAAGCCATTCACGAGAAGTATCCCGGCAAATTACTGGCCTACAATTGCTCCCCTTCCTTCAACTGGAAAAAGCACCTCGACGAAGCAACCATTGCAAGCTTCCAGAAAGACCTGGGCGAAATGGGCTACAAGTTCCAGTTTATCACCCTCGCAGGTTTCCATGCCCTCAACTACAGCATGTTTACCCTCGCGAAGGCGTATAAGGAAGCCGGCATGTCTGCCTACTCCAAACTGCAGCAGCAGGAATTCGACACCGAGAAAGACGGCTATACCGCTACCCGCCATCAGCGCGAAGTGGGAACCGGCTATTTCGATATGGTGAGTAACACCATCACCGCAGGCGAATCCTCAACGCTGGCGCTGAAAGGCTCTACCGAAGAAGAGCAGTTCTGA
- the ychF gene encoding redox-regulated ATPase YchF, whose protein sequence is MSLRCGIVGLPNVGKSSLFNALSNAGAEAANFPFCTIDPNVGIVPVPDPRLTKLTELVKPKKTIPTNIEFVDIAGLVKGASEGKGKGNAFLSHIREVDIIVHVVRCFENDDVIHVEGSVDPVRDIHIIDSELLFKDLESVEKRIDRLKKQSKSGDKVMKAQLEVAERLQQHLENGEPVRTFEIGEEQREAYKDVFLLTEKPVLFVCNVSEDDIANSGADNPYVQQVRELAESRGSQTVVVCASIEAEIAELDEEAKLEFLQDLGLESAGLDLLIRAAYARLGLITYFTAGEKEVRAWTIREGFKAPQAAGVIHSDFERGFIRAETIAFADFVIHGSESAARDAGKLRSEGKEYLVKDGDVLHFRFNV, encoded by the coding sequence ATGAGTTTACGCTGTGGCATTGTAGGCCTTCCGAACGTCGGAAAGTCAAGCCTGTTTAATGCACTTTCAAACGCCGGCGCTGAAGCCGCGAACTTTCCGTTTTGTACGATTGACCCCAATGTGGGCATTGTGCCGGTACCGGATCCCCGTCTGACCAAGCTTACGGAACTGGTGAAGCCTAAGAAGACCATTCCCACCAATATTGAGTTTGTGGATATCGCAGGCCTTGTGAAAGGGGCTTCGGAAGGAAAGGGGAAAGGCAATGCTTTTTTGTCGCATATCCGCGAGGTAGATATTATCGTGCACGTGGTGCGCTGCTTTGAAAACGACGATGTTATCCATGTAGAGGGCAGCGTTGATCCGGTTCGGGATATTCACATTATCGATTCGGAGCTGCTGTTCAAAGATCTGGAGAGCGTAGAAAAGCGTATCGACCGCCTGAAAAAGCAATCCAAAAGCGGGGATAAGGTGATGAAGGCGCAGCTTGAGGTTGCAGAGCGGCTGCAACAGCACCTTGAGAACGGGGAGCCGGTGCGTACCTTTGAAATCGGGGAGGAACAGCGGGAAGCCTACAAAGATGTTTTCCTGCTCACTGAGAAGCCTGTGCTCTTTGTGTGCAATGTTTCGGAAGACGACATCGCCAACAGCGGGGCCGACAATCCCTATGTGCAACAGGTTCGGGAACTTGCTGAAAGCCGTGGTTCGCAGACCGTTGTGGTTTGTGCAAGTATTGAAGCGGAAATCGCCGAGCTTGATGAGGAAGCCAAGCTTGAATTTCTGCAGGATCTGGGTCTCGAGAGTGCGGGGCTTGACCTGCTGATCCGTGCTGCATACGCCCGGCTCGGACTGATTACCTACTTTACGGCTGGCGAGAAAGAGGTCCGCGCCTGGACCATTCGCGAAGGCTTCAAAGCCCCGCAGGCCGCCGGCGTAATACATTCCGATTTCGAGCGGGGCTTCATTCGTGCGGAAACCATCGCCTTTGCCGATTTCGTGATACACGGTTCAGAATCCGCCGCCCGCGATGCCGGTAAGCTCCGCAGCGAAGGCAAAGAATACCTTGTGAAAGACGGCGACGTGCTGCACTTCCGCTTTAACGTGTAG
- a CDS encoding metallophosphoesterase family protein, whose amino-acid sequence MRSEKIIAIGDIHGCPKSLAALLGKLSAYSGATYVFLGDYIDRGPDSKGVIDLLMAFQTKEKCVFLRGNHEEMMLQAAIDGDSKMWTVNGGDRTLKSFGFRRWPEDFLASHYYPFINETLMYYDTEAFMFVHAGMNPHVSIQTNFEWDNVDNFLWERSHVREKEIEWEKPVVFGHTPMRVPMNEPLKIGIDTGCCYAYHRHYGKLTAVVLPDRIFIQQPYIDTNL is encoded by the coding sequence TTGCGTTCTGAAAAAATTATTGCAATAGGAGATATTCACGGCTGCCCTAAAAGCCTGGCCGCGCTGCTGGGCAAGCTCTCAGCATACTCCGGTGCGACCTATGTTTTTCTGGGTGATTACATCGATCGCGGACCGGACAGCAAAGGCGTGATCGATTTGCTGATGGCTTTCCAAACCAAAGAGAAGTGCGTGTTTCTGCGGGGCAATCATGAGGAAATGATGCTGCAGGCCGCTATTGATGGTGATTCGAAAATGTGGACCGTAAATGGCGGCGACCGCACCCTGAAATCATTCGGCTTCCGAAGGTGGCCGGAGGACTTTCTGGCGTCTCACTACTACCCTTTCATCAATGAAACGCTGATGTACTATGATACCGAGGCGTTCATGTTTGTGCACGCGGGCATGAATCCGCATGTCAGCATTCAGACCAACTTCGAGTGGGATAATGTTGATAATTTTCTCTGGGAAAGGAGTCACGTGCGCGAAAAAGAGATTGAGTGGGAAAAGCCCGTGGTGTTTGGCCATACGCCCATGCGGGTACCCATGAATGAACCACTGAAAATAGGGATAGACACAGGATGCTGCTATGCCTATCACCGCCATTATGGAAAGCTGACCGCTGTTGTGCTGCCCGACCGCATTTTTATCCAACAACCTTATATCGATACTAATCTCTGA
- the nusB gene encoding transcription antitermination factor NusB, whose protein sequence is MTLNRRKARETAMMALYAAELSNDSLEHILETVIHPKMKADEELNEFSTALFLKTIRDREELDAIVGEFVTNWDIKRIATIDRCVLRLAITEMMAFEEIPTKVTINEAIEIVKKYSTAKSGKFINGILDAASKKLGEQGKIVKTGSGLITKTLPRG, encoded by the coding sequence ATGACCCTTAACCGAAGAAAGGCCCGTGAAACAGCCATGATGGCGCTCTATGCTGCAGAGTTGAGCAACGACAGCCTTGAGCACATTCTGGAAACTGTCATTCATCCGAAAATGAAGGCAGATGAAGAACTGAATGAATTTTCGACGGCTCTTTTTCTGAAAACCATCCGCGACCGGGAGGAGCTCGATGCGATTGTAGGTGAGTTTGTGACCAATTGGGATATTAAACGAATTGCGACTATTGATCGCTGTGTGCTTCGCCTTGCTATTACCGAAATGATGGCTTTCGAAGAGATCCCGACCAAGGTTACGATTAATGAGGCGATTGAAATCGTAAAAAAGTATTCGACGGCAAAATCAGGTAAATTTATCAATGGTATTTTGGATGCGGCTTCTAAAAAGCTGGGTGAGCAAGGAAAAATTGTCAAAACCGGCTCCGGACTCATCACCAAAACGTTGCCGCGGGGCTGA
- a CDS encoding EVE domain-containing protein, whose protein sequence is MSDKRYWLMKSEPDEFSIDDLASREDQTTWWEGIRNYQARNFMRDDMKVGDKIFFYHSRANPLAIVGTMEVASEPYPDPSQFDPESKYFDAKSTEDKPRWILIDVKLIKKFERPVLRDAIKEEPELADMMLIKKGSRLSIQPVTEQEWLKVHEMAGEKP, encoded by the coding sequence ATGTCCGATAAAAGATACTGGCTCATGAAATCTGAGCCCGACGAATTCAGCATTGATGATCTTGCAAGCCGCGAAGATCAGACAACCTGGTGGGAAGGCATACGGAATTATCAGGCCCGCAATTTTATGCGTGACGATATGAAGGTGGGCGATAAAATCTTTTTTTATCACTCGCGCGCCAATCCCCTTGCGATTGTGGGCACGATGGAGGTGGCAAGTGAGCCGTACCCGGATCCGAGTCAGTTTGATCCGGAGTCGAAGTATTTTGATGCGAAATCGACCGAGGACAAGCCCCGCTGGATTCTGATTGATGTGAAGCTGATAAAGAAATTTGAGCGTCCGGTGCTGCGTGATGCCATTAAGGAGGAGCCGGAGCTGGCAGATATGATGCTGATTAAAAAGGGCAGCCGGCTGTCGATTCAGCCGGTTACCGAACAGGAGTGGCTTAAGGTGCATGAGATGGCAGGGGAGAAGCCGTAA
- a CDS encoding sulfite exporter TauE/SafE family protein, with translation MELYFAGFLFGLFGSMHCVGMCGPIALALPGNDNKTAFWIGRINYNIGRSFTYMLMGGVLGLLGFGVFLAGYQELISIVAGGLIIAVAVISIASGKVNWMHLKPLWLPVESLKKGMGRMLRINSPGGLLGVGVLNGFLPCGFVYVALAGALVSGSALDGMIYMFAFGLGTFPVMFLVSASNKLVSLDVRLKMQKAVPYVAIGLGTLLILRGLALGIPFISPVLSGDMSNAGEMMCH, from the coding sequence ATGGAACTCTATTTCGCAGGATTTTTATTCGGCCTTTTCGGCAGCATGCACTGTGTGGGCATGTGTGGGCCGATCGCCCTTGCGCTGCCGGGCAATGACAACAAAACTGCCTTTTGGATAGGTCGCATAAACTACAATATCGGACGCAGCTTCACCTATATGCTGATGGGAGGCGTGCTCGGGCTACTTGGCTTCGGCGTTTTTCTGGCCGGCTATCAGGAGCTCATTTCCATTGTGGCGGGCGGCCTTATCATTGCCGTCGCGGTTATTTCCATTGCTTCCGGTAAGGTGAACTGGATGCACCTGAAGCCGCTGTGGCTGCCAGTGGAGTCGCTCAAAAAGGGGATGGGTCGCATGCTCAGAATCAACAGTCCCGGCGGACTCTTGGGCGTGGGAGTGCTCAACGGCTTTCTGCCCTGCGGCTTTGTGTATGTGGCACTCGCGGGCGCGCTGGTGAGCGGCTCAGCACTCGATGGTATGATTTATATGTTCGCTTTCGGACTCGGTACCTTCCCGGTTATGTTTCTGGTTTCGGCTTCGAATAAGCTGGTCAGCCTTGATGTTCGGCTGAAGATGCAGAAAGCCGTGCCTTATGTGGCCATTGGTCTGGGCACGCTGCTGATCCTGCGCGGACTTGCCCTGGGAATCCCGTTTATTAGTCCGGTGTTGAGCGGCGATATGAGTAATGCGGGTGAGATGATGTGTCATTAA
- a CDS encoding TIGR02757 family protein produces MPKASRHRTIALKRIPDLKPFLDEIITRVEVPAYIDKDPVLFLHAYDDVTDKQLAGFFAAIMAWGRRDVVIAKVSELMERMGHRPAVFIGSYTEADRDALAGFKHRTFTEEDVHHLVLILNRILHEYGDFEAFWKSVRQQALTQQRELIATFHERFMAYHTGPQRTRKHIASSEKGSSCKRLYLYLRWTVRKNSIVDTGIYTFMPASELMIPLDVHVARHARRLGLLGRKQNDWAAVQELTKKLRLLRPDDPAVYDYALFGLGIADITVPEEIIINKRIP; encoded by the coding sequence ATGCCCAAAGCCTCCCGGCACCGTACCATCGCCCTCAAAAGAATTCCCGACCTGAAACCCTTCCTTGATGAAATCATCACCAGAGTGGAAGTCCCGGCTTATATCGATAAAGATCCCGTTCTTTTTCTGCACGCGTACGATGATGTGACGGACAAGCAGCTTGCCGGTTTCTTTGCAGCCATCATGGCCTGGGGACGGCGCGATGTTGTGATTGCGAAGGTTAGCGAGCTCATGGAACGCATGGGGCATCGCCCGGCAGTTTTCATCGGCAGCTATACCGAAGCCGACCGCGATGCCCTTGCCGGATTCAAACACCGAACCTTCACCGAAGAAGATGTGCATCACCTCGTGCTCATTCTGAACCGCATCCTGCACGAATACGGCGATTTCGAAGCCTTCTGGAAATCCGTGCGGCAACAGGCGCTCACGCAGCAGCGCGAACTCATCGCTACCTTCCATGAGCGGTTCATGGCCTATCACACCGGTCCGCAGCGTACGCGGAAGCACATTGCAAGCAGTGAAAAAGGCAGCAGCTGCAAGCGGCTCTATCTGTACCTGCGCTGGACCGTCCGCAAGAACAGCATAGTCGATACCGGCATTTACACCTTCATGCCGGCCTCAGAGCTGATGATCCCCCTCGATGTGCACGTTGCGCGACACGCCCGCCGCCTGGGCCTTTTGGGCCGGAAGCAAAATGACTGGGCAGCCGTGCAGGAACTTACCAAAAAACTGCGCTTGCTCCGCCCCGACGACCCCGCCGTTTACGACTACGCCCTCTTCGGACTGGGCATAGCCGATATAACGGTACCTGAAGAAATCATCATCAACAAACGCATTCCATAG